In Gimesia benthica, a single window of DNA contains:
- a CDS encoding DUF1552 domain-containing protein encodes MTNLLKRRTFLKGLGTTLSLPLLDIMQPQPGILSAATTAGKPPVRTAFIFFPNGVIGPSWFPTSAGADYEMPQSLKPLADLKSDINVISGLAQINARALGDGPGDHARCASVYLTSVHPTKTSGADIKAGISVDQVAAQQVGHKTRLPSLELGLTRGRNAGQCDSGYSCAYSSNVSWRSPSTPTSKEIVPKLAFERLFGGGAEREKERARHLKDRQSILDLVKHDADQLKKQLGKNDKRKIDEYFTSVREIEQRIERSTQHEKIKPPEMRLPDGIPTELQEHARLMYDILLLAFQTDSTRIATFMVGNAGSNRTYPMVGVNSGHHALSHHRNDEKKIADIQKIDEYLISQFGYFLKRLKATPEGNSNLLDNSMICYGSAIGDGNRHTHHDLPIILAGKGGGTIKTGFHHQVKTETPLANLYLSMLDRMGTDVTAFGDSTGRLSIIDS; translated from the coding sequence ATGACAAATCTTCTAAAACGCCGTACATTCCTGAAAGGTCTCGGAACGACACTGTCGCTGCCGCTGCTGGATATCATGCAGCCTCAGCCCGGCATTCTGTCAGCCGCTACCACTGCGGGAAAACCACCGGTGAGAACCGCGTTCATCTTCTTCCCGAATGGCGTGATCGGACCATCCTGGTTCCCGACCTCAGCTGGTGCCGATTATGAAATGCCCCAGTCACTGAAGCCGCTGGCCGATCTGAAGTCGGACATCAATGTAATTTCGGGGCTGGCCCAGATCAATGCCCGTGCTCTGGGTGATGGCCCGGGTGACCATGCCCGTTGTGCTTCGGTTTACCTGACCAGCGTGCACCCGACCAAGACCAGTGGTGCCGACATTAAAGCCGGTATCTCGGTCGACCAGGTCGCCGCACAGCAGGTAGGTCACAAGACACGCCTGCCTTCGCTGGAACTGGGTCTGACGCGCGGTCGTAACGCCGGCCAGTGCGACTCGGGTTACAGCTGTGCTTACTCGTCCAACGTCTCCTGGCGTTCGCCTTCTACGCCGACCTCGAAAGAGATCGTGCCCAAACTGGCATTCGAACGTCTGTTTGGCGGCGGTGCTGAGCGGGAAAAAGAACGTGCCCGTCACCTGAAGGATCGCCAGAGTATTCTGGACCTCGTCAAGCACGACGCTGATCAGCTGAAGAAGCAGCTGGGCAAAAACGACAAGCGGAAGATTGACGAATACTTCACCAGTGTGCGTGAAATCGAACAGCGGATTGAACGCAGCACACAGCATGAAAAGATCAAACCGCCCGAAATGCGGCTGCCGGATGGAATCCCCACCGAACTGCAGGAACATGCCCGCCTGATGTACGACATCCTGTTGCTGGCGTTCCAGACCGATTCCACCCGCATCGCCACTTTCATGGTGGGGAATGCCGGTAGCAACCGGACGTATCCAATGGTAGGCGTCAACTCCGGTCACCATGCACTGTCGCACCATCGTAATGATGAGAAGAAGATCGCCGATATTCAGAAGATCGATGAATATCTGATTTCGCAGTTTGGTTATTTCCTGAAGCGTCTGAAAGCGACTCCCGAAGGAAACAGCAATCTGCTGGACAACTCGATGATCTGCTACGGCAGTGCCATCGGCGACGGAAACCGTCACACACACCACGATCTGCCAATCATCCTGGCGGGTAAAGGGGGCGGAACGATTAAGACCGGCTTCCATCATCAGGTCAAAACCGAAACGCCGCTGGCGAACCTGTATCTCTCGATGCTGGATCGGATGGGCACAGACGTGACCGCCTTTGGTGACAGCACCGGACGTCTGAGCATTATCGATTCCTGA
- the hisB gene encoding imidazoleglycerol-phosphate dehydratase HisB, with protein MSRKASIKRETAETQIELTLELDGTGQSDIQTGVGFFDHMLTLLARHALFDLTIKANGDLEVDYHHTVEDVGICLGKALCQALGDKQGITRYGSLTIPMEETLVTAALDLSGRPWFVFQVEFPTEKIGQFDTELVREFWQAFSSNGLLNLHHVLHHGANSHHISEGIFKGTARALRQAVSIDPRQQGVPSSKGVL; from the coding sequence ATGAGCCGCAAAGCATCGATCAAACGTGAAACAGCCGAAACCCAGATTGAACTCACCCTGGAACTGGATGGTACCGGCCAGTCCGATATCCAGACCGGCGTCGGTTTCTTCGACCACATGCTGACCCTGCTGGCCCGCCACGCTTTGTTCGATCTGACAATCAAAGCGAACGGCGATCTGGAAGTCGACTATCATCACACGGTCGAGGATGTCGGGATCTGTCTGGGCAAAGCACTCTGCCAGGCACTCGGCGACAAGCAGGGCATCACCCGTTACGGATCGCTGACGATTCCCATGGAAGAGACCCTGGTCACCGCGGCCCTCGACTTGAGTGGGCGTCCCTGGTTTGTCTTTCAGGTCGAGTTCCCCACCGAAAAAATCGGGCAGTTCGATACCGAACTCGTCCGCGAATTCTGGCAGGCGTTCTCTTCCAACGGTCTGCTCAACCTGCATCACGTTCTGCATCATGGTGCGAACAGCCATCACATTTCGGAAGGCATTTTCAAAGGCACTGCGCGAGCACTGCGGCAGGCAGTCAGCATTGATCCGCGTCAACAGGGAGTGCCTTCTTCCAAAGGCGTACTCTAA
- the hisC gene encoding histidinol-phosphate transaminase codes for MSLFRPQVQQMEGYTPGEQPQESGWVKLNTNENAYPPSPRVLEAVQQTLSGRLNIYPDPLATEFRKVAAELFDVDPDWILPGNGSDEVLTILMRTFVDAGELVSAPYPSYTLYETLAEIQGARFQKIQLNHDWSWPDATQNQIGDSKILFVPNPNAPSGNRWSDEQLLSLIPARGVLVLDEAYGDFCDQPHQGELLKSEQGEKLIMTRTLSKSYSLAGIRFGFAVAHPDLISGMRKVKDSYNCNTLSLAAATAALKDQEWMQENTAKVRTTRRYLVEQLRKLGFEAVDSQTNFVWCTHADKQHERRYQELKQRKILVRYMKFSLTEGTLDGLRITVGTDAEIQHVLDALQEIG; via the coding sequence ATGAGTCTCTTTCGACCACAGGTTCAGCAGATGGAAGGTTACACTCCCGGGGAACAGCCCCAGGAGTCCGGCTGGGTCAAACTGAACACAAACGAAAACGCTTATCCTCCCTCGCCACGCGTCCTCGAGGCAGTGCAGCAGACACTGTCAGGTCGGTTGAATATCTACCCCGATCCGCTGGCAACCGAGTTTCGTAAAGTCGCTGCAGAACTGTTCGACGTCGATCCCGACTGGATCCTGCCCGGCAACGGGAGCGATGAAGTTCTGACGATTCTGATGCGAACCTTTGTCGATGCCGGCGAACTGGTATCGGCTCCTTATCCCAGCTACACGCTGTATGAAACGCTGGCTGAGATCCAGGGCGCCCGCTTTCAGAAGATTCAACTCAATCACGACTGGAGCTGGCCCGACGCCACACAGAATCAAATCGGCGATAGTAAGATTCTGTTCGTTCCCAACCCGAATGCCCCCTCGGGCAATCGCTGGTCCGACGAGCAACTGCTCTCACTGATTCCTGCCCGGGGAGTGCTCGTCCTCGACGAAGCCTACGGTGATTTCTGTGATCAGCCGCACCAGGGAGAACTGCTCAAATCGGAGCAGGGCGAGAAGCTGATCATGACCCGCACCCTGAGTAAGTCCTATAGCCTGGCAGGCATCCGTTTTGGCTTCGCCGTCGCGCATCCCGATCTGATCAGCGGCATGCGGAAAGTCAAAGACAGTTACAACTGTAACACCCTCTCCCTGGCTGCAGCGACCGCAGCCCTCAAGGATCAGGAGTGGATGCAGGAAAATACCGCGAAGGTCCGCACCACCCGCCGCTACCTCGTCGAACAACTCCGCAAGCTGGGCTTTGAAGCGGTCGACAGCCAGACGAATTTTGTCTGGTGTACACACGCCGACAAACAGCACGAACGGCGTTACCAGGAACTCAAGCAGCGGAAGATTCTCGTGCGTTACATGAAGTTTTCTCTGACGGAGGGAACTCTGGACGGCTTGCGGATCACCGTCGGCACCGATGCCGAGATTCAACACGTGCTGGATGCACTGCAGGAGATCGGCTGA
- the ychF gene encoding redox-regulated ATPase YchF, whose protein sequence is MEAGIVGLPNVGKSTLFNALTAAGIASENYPFCTIEPNVGIVNVPDPRLNIIHKYITTDKVIPAILRLVDIAGIVRGASEGEGLGNKFLSHIRNVDAILHVVRCFENSDVIHVEGKVDPISDIETIDMELMLADMQTVDSAKDKAAKTARSGNAEAKMRLAVLESCAAWLAEEKPLRGLTFDDPEKQKLFKSYQFLTAKQVLYLANVDEDDLQGESELVQRVRARAEEEGGEVVVVCGRLEAEIAELDEADRNEMLESVGLEEPALAAVARAAYRTLGLQSYFTAGKIEIRAWTIPIGATGPKAAGVIHSDFERGFIRAEIFSVADLEQYQSEKAIREAGKLRVEGKEYVMQDGDICHFLFNV, encoded by the coding sequence ATGGAAGCTGGTATTGTTGGCCTGCCGAATGTAGGTAAATCAACGTTATTCAACGCCTTAACGGCGGCGGGGATCGCAAGCGAGAACTATCCCTTCTGTACGATTGAACCCAACGTGGGAATCGTCAACGTCCCCGATCCGCGGCTGAATATCATTCATAAATACATTACCACCGACAAAGTCATCCCCGCCATTCTCAGGCTGGTCGACATTGCCGGTATCGTCCGGGGGGCCTCCGAAGGAGAGGGGCTGGGAAACAAGTTCCTCTCTCATATTCGCAACGTAGATGCCATTCTGCACGTGGTCCGCTGTTTCGAGAACAGCGACGTGATCCACGTCGAAGGCAAGGTCGACCCGATCAGCGACATCGAAACCATCGATATGGAACTGATGCTGGCTGACATGCAGACTGTCGACTCGGCGAAAGACAAGGCCGCCAAGACCGCCCGCTCCGGGAATGCCGAAGCCAAAATGCGACTGGCCGTCCTGGAAAGCTGTGCCGCATGGTTGGCGGAAGAAAAACCGCTCCGTGGTCTGACCTTCGACGATCCGGAAAAACAGAAACTCTTCAAGAGTTATCAGTTCCTTACCGCCAAGCAGGTCCTGTATCTGGCGAACGTGGATGAGGACGATCTCCAGGGCGAAAGTGAACTCGTACAGCGGGTACGGGCACGAGCCGAAGAAGAGGGGGGCGAAGTCGTCGTCGTCTGTGGTCGCCTCGAAGCCGAAATCGCGGAACTCGACGAAGCAGACCGCAACGAAATGCTCGAGAGCGTCGGTCTGGAAGAGCCGGCCCTCGCCGCAGTCGCACGTGCCGCCTATCGTACACTGGGTCTGCAGAGCTATTTCACCGCCGGGAAAATTGAAATCCGTGCCTGGACGATTCCCATCGGCGCGACCGGACCGAAGGCAGCCGGCGTGATCCACTCGGACTTCGAACGCGGATTCATCCGGGCGGAAATCTTCTCCGTGGCTGACCTCGAACAGTACCAGTCGGAAAAAGCGATCCGTGAGGCCGGTAAGCTTCGCGTGGAAGGCAAAGAATATGTGATGCAGGATGGCGATATCTGTCACTTCCTGTTCAACGTCTAA
- a CDS encoding arylsulfatase: MRAIFQLVTCTLLLLVTFTDCRADSTNTRKPNVVLVITDDQGYGDIAAHGNKMIQTPNLDQLYRQSLRLTNFHVDPTCAPTRSALMTGHYSTRTGVWHTIMGRSLMNTNEVTLAEVMQSNGYKTGMFGKWHLGDNYPLRPQDQGFETVVQHGGGGVTQTPDYWQNDYFDDTYLRNGKPEKFKGYCTDIWFQEALNFIEMNKSEPFFAYISTNAPHSPYLVDPKYSDPYERKGVSKQMAAFYGMITNIDENMGLLERRLKDWGLDENTILIFMTDNGTAAGFKRPQPEDLSKKQQRRLSKGKPIVLESWPGFNAGMRGTKGSEYDGGHRVPCYIRWPAGKLDGGRDITQLSAHIDILPTLAELCHLTISSELKLDGTSLVPILKGKKDALRNRTLIVHSQRIETPEKWRKSSVMTERWRLVNQTELYDIQHDPGQTKNIASEFPGVVKYLSAEYEKWWESLKPRFTEYVAIGVGSRFENPAHLTCHDWHAPIQQVPWNHQQIAKNPIANGFWIVNVEAPGTYEITLRCRPESAHHPLKKGVARIQIGDQKQQQDIDEGDLSTTFTLDLTKGQKKLQTWLDEGNGVSRGAFFVEIFRKETP; encoded by the coding sequence ATGCGAGCGATTTTTCAGCTTGTGACCTGCACATTGCTGCTACTGGTCACCTTCACCGACTGTCGCGCTGACAGTACCAATACCAGAAAGCCGAACGTTGTTCTGGTCATCACAGATGATCAGGGATACGGGGATATCGCCGCGCATGGGAACAAGATGATCCAGACGCCGAACCTGGATCAACTGTATCGCCAGAGTCTGCGTCTGACCAACTTCCATGTCGACCCGACCTGTGCGCCGACCCGCTCTGCTTTGATGACCGGACATTACTCCACGCGGACCGGCGTCTGGCATACGATCATGGGTCGCTCGCTGATGAATACCAACGAGGTTACCCTGGCTGAAGTAATGCAGAGTAACGGCTACAAGACCGGCATGTTCGGGAAATGGCACCTCGGTGACAATTATCCGCTGCGTCCCCAGGACCAGGGATTTGAAACCGTCGTGCAGCATGGTGGTGGGGGAGTCACACAGACCCCGGACTACTGGCAGAACGATTACTTCGACGACACCTATCTGCGGAACGGCAAGCCGGAAAAGTTCAAAGGCTATTGCACGGACATCTGGTTCCAGGAAGCGCTGAACTTCATCGAGATGAACAAGTCGGAACCGTTCTTTGCTTATATCTCGACCAATGCCCCTCACAGTCCGTACCTGGTTGATCCCAAATACAGCGATCCTTACGAGCGTAAAGGGGTATCAAAGCAGATGGCTGCCTTTTACGGCATGATCACCAACATCGATGAAAACATGGGGCTGCTGGAACGACGTCTCAAAGATTGGGGACTCGATGAGAACACGATCCTGATCTTCATGACCGATAACGGAACCGCAGCCGGTTTTAAACGTCCCCAGCCGGAAGACCTTTCCAAGAAACAGCAGCGACGACTTTCCAAAGGCAAACCGATCGTGCTGGAATCGTGGCCCGGTTTTAACGCAGGCATGCGGGGTACGAAGGGTTCAGAATACGACGGTGGACATCGCGTTCCCTGTTACATTCGCTGGCCGGCCGGCAAACTGGACGGGGGGCGGGATATCACCCAGCTCTCGGCTCATATCGACATCCTGCCCACTCTGGCCGAACTCTGTCACCTGACGATTTCCAGCGAACTCAAGCTGGACGGCACCAGCCTGGTGCCCATCCTCAAGGGGAAGAAAGACGCGTTACGAAATCGGACTCTGATCGTCCACTCGCAACGGATTGAGACGCCGGAGAAGTGGCGGAAATCCTCGGTGATGACCGAACGCTGGCGACTGGTAAACCAGACGGAGCTGTATGACATTCAACACGATCCCGGGCAGACCAAGAACATTGCCTCCGAATTTCCCGGCGTGGTGAAGTATCTGTCTGCGGAATACGAAAAGTGGTGGGAGAGTCTGAAGCCCCGCTTCACAGAATACGTGGCAATCGGCGTCGGTTCCCGGTTTGAGAACCCTGCCCACCTGACCTGTCACGACTGGCACGCCCCGATTCAGCAGGTCCCCTGGAATCATCAGCAGATCGCGAAGAACCCGATCGCCAACGGCTTCTGGATTGTGAATGTAGAAGCACCGGGCACGTATGAAATCACCCTGCGTTGCCGACCGGAATCGGCCCATCATCCACTGAAAAAAGGTGTCGCACGGATCCAGATTGGCGATCAGAAACAACAGCAGGACATCGATGAAGGCGATCTTTCCACGACCTTTACCCTGGACCTGACAAAGGGACAGAAGAAGCTGCAGACCTGGCTGGATGAAGGGAACGGCGTCTCACGGGGTGCCTTCTTCGTCGAAATATTTCGCAAAGAAACGCCGTAA
- a CDS encoding glycosyltransferase family 2 protein — protein MAGLAVVITTYNWPTALEAVLAGYLSQQRAPDELLIADDGSRDETRTVIEAFQATASFTVKHIWHPDEGFRAGAIRNRAIEAAEADYIVFTDGDCIPAPWFLAQHEQHAEAGWFLSGNRVLLSESFSKRVLEENLPVEVWTWAQWFAARRKGSINRLLPLCRLPLGRHYRHRTARQWEGAKTCNLSAWKADLLAVNGFDEDYTGWGMEDSDLVLRLIRNGVFHKDARFAAPVFHLWHPENSRDQLEENQRRLKQLIETDRIQARMGIAQARTA, from the coding sequence ATGGCCGGACTTGCTGTCGTCATCACCACCTACAATTGGCCCACTGCCCTGGAAGCAGTGCTGGCAGGTTATTTGAGTCAGCAGCGTGCCCCGGATGAACTGCTCATTGCCGACGATGGTTCCCGAGACGAAACCCGGACGGTGATCGAAGCATTCCAGGCAACAGCGTCGTTCACCGTCAAACACATCTGGCACCCCGATGAAGGCTTCCGCGCAGGAGCAATTCGGAATCGGGCCATCGAAGCTGCCGAGGCCGACTACATCGTCTTCACCGACGGGGACTGCATTCCCGCCCCCTGGTTCCTGGCCCAACACGAACAGCACGCGGAGGCCGGCTGGTTCCTGTCGGGAAACCGGGTACTGCTGTCAGAGTCATTTTCAAAACGGGTACTCGAAGAGAATCTGCCCGTGGAAGTCTGGACCTGGGCGCAATGGTTCGCCGCCCGACGCAAGGGGAGTATCAACCGTCTGTTGCCTTTGTGCCGTCTGCCCCTGGGACGACACTACCGCCACCGTACTGCCCGGCAGTGGGAAGGTGCCAAGACCTGTAATCTCTCCGCCTGGAAGGCAGACCTGCTCGCCGTGAATGGTTTCGATGAAGACTACACCGGCTGGGGCATGGAAGATTCCGACCTCGTCCTGCGTCTGATCCGTAATGGAGTGTTTCACAAAGATGCCCGTTTTGCAGCCCCGGTATTTCACCTCTGGCACCCGGAGAATTCGCGGGATCAACTGGAAGAGAATCAGCGGCGACTCAAACAGTTGATCGAGACCGATCGCATTCAGGCCCGCATGGGGATCGCCCAGGCACGAACTGCCTGA
- a CDS encoding glycosyltransferase family 2 protein, with protein sequence MSLSVIVIVKNEESTIRECLASVAWADEIIVLDSGSTDQTVAICKEYTEHVYETDWPGFGPQKNRALDHATKEWVLSIDADERISYDLQTEIKRVIQMPKRYDAYSMPRRSNYCGRYMKHSGWWPDHVVRLFRRGKAEFSDDLVHERIVVQGKVGKLKEPIIHESLLTLEQILNTMNSYSTAGAKMMAEERQQASLCKAICHGTWTFIRTYFLRAGFLDGKEGFMLAISNAEGTYYRYLKLMVLNREKQEEL encoded by the coding sequence ATGTCGTTATCGGTTATCGTCATTGTTAAAAACGAAGAATCTACGATTCGCGAGTGCCTGGCGTCGGTTGCCTGGGCAGATGAAATCATCGTCCTGGATTCCGGCAGTACTGACCAGACGGTGGCCATCTGCAAGGAATACACAGAGCACGTTTACGAAACCGACTGGCCCGGATTTGGACCTCAGAAGAACCGCGCACTCGATCATGCCACCAAAGAGTGGGTCCTGTCGATCGATGCTGACGAACGAATCTCTTACGACCTGCAGACCGAAATCAAACGCGTCATCCAGATGCCCAAACGCTACGATGCCTATTCCATGCCCCGCCGGTCCAACTACTGCGGGAGATACATGAAGCATAGTGGCTGGTGGCCCGATCATGTGGTGCGTCTCTTCCGCCGGGGCAAAGCCGAATTCAGCGACGATCTGGTCCATGAGCGGATTGTCGTGCAGGGCAAAGTAGGCAAACTCAAGGAACCCATCATTCACGAATCTCTGCTCACGCTGGAACAGATTCTGAATACGATGAATTCCTATTCTACCGCGGGTGCAAAAATGATGGCGGAAGAACGGCAGCAGGCCAGCCTGTGCAAGGCCATCTGTCACGGCACGTGGACCTTTATCCGCACCTACTTTCTGCGGGCCGGTTTTCTGGATGGGAAAGAAGGTTTCATGCTGGCGATTTCCAACGCGGAAGGCACCTACTATCGGTACCTGAAGCTGATGGTTCTCAACCGGGAAAAACAGGAAGAGCTCTGA
- a CDS encoding BUD32 family EKC/KEOPS complex subunit, with protein MSESPPAALHHFSLFDDSVPYTIIRCLKEEDLRSVWLLDIQGRGLTTVKRWPRDWKLRWKSLFGQSQPQRQVTGAWRLLQAGVNTPQPATPLYRSGPYYQLEMPYIEGTTVYEVFKSVALESKSELYPIARELGSIVRRLADAQLRHRDLKLENIVLKPGESGQSVPALWLIDPVGIRRCASLEKSLICMLDRLAIQPLNEGLPLPLSLQVICIRAAIENLPREHRRHFFSKLKNQMKHSTEQAGTAD; from the coding sequence TTGTCTGAATCCCCTCCCGCAGCACTACACCACTTCTCGTTATTTGATGACAGCGTTCCCTATACAATCATTCGCTGTCTCAAAGAAGAAGACTTACGTTCCGTCTGGCTGCTCGATATTCAGGGACGCGGATTGACTACAGTCAAACGCTGGCCCCGCGACTGGAAGCTCCGCTGGAAGTCCCTCTTTGGTCAGTCACAGCCGCAACGCCAGGTGACAGGTGCCTGGCGACTGCTGCAGGCAGGCGTTAACACACCTCAGCCGGCGACACCCCTGTATCGTTCCGGTCCGTATTATCAGCTGGAAATGCCTTATATTGAGGGGACGACGGTTTACGAGGTCTTCAAATCAGTCGCTCTGGAATCCAAGTCAGAGCTCTACCCCATCGCGCGGGAACTGGGGTCGATTGTACGTCGCCTGGCTGATGCGCAGTTGCGGCACCGGGACCTCAAGCTGGAAAACATTGTTCTCAAGCCGGGTGAATCAGGGCAGAGTGTGCCCGCGCTGTGGCTGATCGATCCGGTGGGAATCCGTCGCTGTGCTTCGTTGGAAAAATCGCTGATCTGCATGCTGGACCGACTGGCGATTCAGCCACTCAATGAGGGGCTCCCCCTGCCCCTTTCGCTACAAGTCATCTGTATACGTGCAGCGATTGAAAATCTGCCCCGGGAACACCGCAGGCATTTCTTCTCAAAGCTCAAAAATCAGATGAAACACTCTACAGAACAGGCGGGAACCGCTGATTGA
- a CDS encoding glycosyltransferase family 87 protein, with product MNQLPDNPLYFKSPQVEATSGAIWLKRALILWAVLWVVVSVKFIVQPERKSVYPCFADSSINWWSDRNLYDNEAYSTGFRYSPTFAVAFSAFAVFPPTVGGIFWSALNIGLLVCALRLLVKEIFPGSWTRMQEAGFLILCLVGCTRAIWSAQSNALVFALAALAVVCLKKERWWGAAFILAAAVHIKLWPAALALLLMARFPFQLGPRFATACAVLVLPPFLTRPLPVVVQQYQNWYDLLTGPYRTLRQAGLRDAYTIAENFGTYIDDRVYTLLQLGMAGLALLWCLRLARIATSKEAYFTGVLTTWVCWQLLVGPGTERLTFLLAAPIASWALIVSMQERCYRGLALTAWLLLVPLGMGAVERVLLPVAAWSPAILPLGILPLMAWQMAYFESRARENRMSQSEGADTTEAAQNASLAA from the coding sequence ATGAATCAATTGCCCGATAACCCACTCTATTTTAAATCTCCCCAGGTCGAAGCCACTTCCGGAGCCATCTGGCTGAAGCGGGCGCTGATCTTATGGGCCGTATTGTGGGTCGTGGTGAGTGTGAAATTCATTGTTCAACCCGAACGGAAATCGGTTTATCCCTGCTTTGCAGACTCTTCGATCAACTGGTGGTCCGACCGGAACCTGTATGATAATGAAGCCTACAGTACCGGGTTTCGCTATAGCCCCACATTTGCGGTGGCATTCTCAGCTTTCGCAGTTTTTCCTCCGACCGTCGGGGGGATTTTCTGGTCCGCTTTGAATATCGGACTGCTGGTCTGTGCGCTGCGACTGTTGGTTAAGGAAATCTTCCCCGGCTCATGGACACGAATGCAGGAAGCCGGCTTTCTGATCCTCTGTTTGGTCGGCTGTACGCGCGCGATCTGGTCAGCCCAGAGTAATGCCCTCGTCTTTGCCCTGGCGGCGCTGGCGGTCGTCTGTCTCAAAAAAGAGCGCTGGTGGGGAGCCGCTTTCATCCTGGCTGCCGCCGTGCATATCAAGCTCTGGCCGGCTGCGCTGGCGTTACTGTTGATGGCTCGATTTCCGTTTCAGCTGGGTCCCCGCTTTGCCACCGCCTGTGCGGTGCTGGTGCTGCCCCCGTTTTTGACACGCCCCTTGCCGGTCGTCGTTCAGCAGTACCAGAACTGGTATGACCTGCTCACCGGCCCGTATCGTACACTCAGACAGGCGGGATTGCGGGATGCTTACACGATTGCCGAGAACTTCGGGACCTACATTGACGATCGGGTCTACACACTTCTGCAGTTAGGAATGGCCGGACTGGCGCTGTTGTGGTGTCTGCGTCTGGCCCGCATCGCCACCTCGAAAGAAGCGTATTTCACCGGAGTCTTGACCACCTGGGTCTGCTGGCAGCTACTCGTTGGCCCTGGTACCGAGCGTTTGACGTTTCTGCTGGCCGCCCCCATCGCCAGTTGGGCGCTGATCGTGAGTATGCAGGAACGTTGCTACCGTGGACTCGCTCTGACAGCCTGGCTGTTACTCGTCCCTCTGGGAATGGGTGCAGTGGAACGCGTCCTGCTGCCGGTCGCTGCCTGGTCACCGGCGATTTTACCGCTGGGAATTCTCCCGTTGATGGCGTGGCAGATGGCCTATTTTGAAAGCCGGGCACGCGAAAACCGGATGAGCCAGTCAGAGGGAGCAGATACGACAGAGGCTGCTCAGAACGCTTCCCTGGCCGCTTAA
- the waaF gene encoding lipopolysaccharide heptosyltransferase II: MKIAVFLPNWIGDAVMATSALRALRDEFHNAEITAIQKPYVAEVLNGLDLVDHSLASGNEKSLKSQFQLLSQLRRERFDLAVLFPNSFRSACLSFLAGIPRRVGIQRDGRGWLLTDALPAGDRQVPHPAIDEYLRIVAHIIGTEQADSKPGSGLSRKMELAVTDADRQRWSSFWNKQSAELQRHPLICLNPGGAFGAAKHWPVANFAELASRLATDLQRSVLVVCGPAEKEEALQIVAQAKHPLVTSLADEPLHLGLTKAAIQQAELLVTTDSGPRHFAAPFDVPVVTLFGPTHIMWSETFYERGQHLQLAMDCGPCQQRVCPLGHHRCMKDLSANQVFEAVVSLLEQQQTKAA, translated from the coding sequence ATGAAAATTGCAGTCTTTCTACCCAACTGGATCGGAGACGCCGTCATGGCGACCTCCGCCTTACGGGCATTGCGTGATGAGTTTCACAACGCGGAAATTACAGCGATTCAGAAGCCATACGTGGCTGAAGTCCTCAATGGACTCGATCTGGTCGATCACTCCCTCGCCAGCGGCAATGAGAAAAGTCTGAAATCACAGTTCCAGTTGCTGAGTCAACTCAGACGCGAACGCTTCGATCTGGCCGTGCTGTTTCCCAATTCCTTTCGCAGTGCCTGTCTCAGCTTTCTGGCGGGGATCCCCAGGCGTGTGGGCATTCAGCGGGATGGGCGGGGCTGGCTCTTGACCGATGCACTTCCGGCCGGGGATCGTCAGGTTCCTCATCCGGCGATCGATGAATACCTGCGGATCGTCGCGCATATCATTGGTACAGAGCAAGCTGATTCAAAACCGGGTTCCGGACTGTCGCGGAAAATGGAACTGGCTGTGACCGACGCCGATCGTCAGCGCTGGTCAAGCTTCTGGAATAAACAGTCAGCGGAGCTTCAACGTCATCCACTGATCTGTCTGAATCCAGGTGGCGCGTTCGGCGCTGCCAAACACTGGCCGGTCGCGAATTTCGCGGAACTCGCAAGCCGCCTGGCCACGGACTTACAGCGTTCGGTGCTGGTGGTCTGTGGACCCGCTGAAAAAGAGGAAGCCCTGCAGATCGTCGCGCAGGCAAAGCATCCCCTGGTGACTTCGCTGGCGGATGAACCGTTACATCTGGGGCTCACGAAGGCCGCGATTCAACAGGCCGAGTTACTGGTGACCACCGATTCCGGTCCCCGTCACTTCGCAGCTCCGTTCGATGTGCCTGTGGTGACGCTGTTCGGTCCCACACATATCATGTGGAGTGAAACGTTTTACGAACGGGGACAACACCTCCAGCTTGCGATGGACTGCGGTCCCTGTCAGCAGCGGGTCTGTCCCCTGGGGCACCATCGCTGTATGAAAGACTTATCCGCCAATCAGGTCTTTGAAGCAGTCGTTTCTCTACTGGAACAACAGCAGACCAAAGCCGCATAG